Below is a genomic region from Persicimonas caeni.
ACGTTGTCGACCGTCGAAGATTCTTCGGCGAGCGACGCGGCGCCGTCGGCCTCGGGAACCTCTGGGAGTTCGTCGGAGCTCGCCTCGTCGACGGCTTCACTCGCTTCGGAGTCGTCGGCAACGGCTCCCTGCGGGGCCGCGAACTCATCGCTGACCGGGCCGGCTTCGTCGCGCACCTCGTCGTTCTTGCTGAAGAGCCTCGCGGCCAGATTCTGAGCGGTCTGACGCGCATCCTCGATCGCTTCACCCGCGCTGGGCGGCGTCGTCATCGACGCTTCGTCAACGTCGTCCGAAGGCGCGTCCGGCGCTTTGGCTTGGGGTCGCTTCGTCGGCTTGCCCTTCTTGGACTTGGATTCGCTGGGCTTCGAGTTGCCCGGTTTGCTCTTGCTGCGCTTGGTGCGGCGCGGCTTGAGGCGACGCGCCTGTCGGGGGCGCGGCGGCTCGTCCGTCGGGGTGCGCCAGGAGCCGGAATCCTCGGGGCCGGCTTGCTCGGCCACCGGTTCGGTCGTCTCGACGATATTGCGTTCGATGGCCGCCTTTCTGCGGCTCGGATCGGCGATGCCCAGCGACGGGTGAAAGCCGATGGGGCTGGGGGCGTCTTCGCTTCGCCGCTGCTTCTTCTTGCTCACCGCCGGTCGGGTGGTCGTGGCGGTTGTGGTGCTCAGAGTGCGAAAACGGCGGGGCAGCGGCGTCGAGCCAGTGGCGTAGCTCATCACCGAGGCGCGAATGGCGCTCACGTTGATGCCGGCGTCCTTGAGCAGTTCGACAGCCTGGCTCGACGACTCGCGCACGAGCGCTGCCAAGAGGTGCAGGCTGCTCATCGCCTCGGCGCGCGAGCCCGACGCGATGCGCTCGCCGCGCTGGTAGATCCGGTCGAGAATCGCCGGCGCCTCGTCGGAGGCGCCCGACAGCTTTTCGAGCAACTTATCGACCGTGACGTTGCGGTCCTCTAAGAAGACCGCCGCGCGGTTGGGCACGGTAAACAGCGCGAGCAAAAGGTGCGCAGACGACAGCGTCTGCTCGACGCGATCGGCGATATCGTTGGCCTCGTCGATAACATCGCCGAGTTCACGGCTCAGAGGTAGACTCATCCTTGTCTTTGCCTCCAAATACGGCGGGAGACACCGATGCTCCAAGGAGCAATTTGGGTGAGCATCGGCAGCAATAATGACAGCAAATTTGGGCTCGCCGAAGGTAGCACAGCCGTCGAAAATTCGTAAAGCTGAGATGGCAGCAACGAGCGTGGCCGAACCTCTTAAATACGCCTTGATCCGATGGCGCAGGTGAGGCACAAGAGCGCTGACCCAGTTGTACAGCTTCAACCCATAACGCTGCGGAGAAGATCATGACCACGAAAGTGATCGTCGAGACCGACAAAGCGCCCAAAGCCATCGGACCCTACTCGCAGGCTGTCGGCTTCAATGGACTGCTGTTTTGTTCCGGGCAAATCGCCATCGACCCGGAGACTGACGAGATCATCGACGGCGGTGTCGAAGCCCAGACGGCGCGCGTCATGGCCAACCTGTCGGCGGTGCTCGATGCACGCGGACTCGATTTCAGCCACGTCATTCGCACGACCATTTATCTGAAGAACATGACCGACTTCGACAAGGTCAACGATATCTACGGTCGTTTCTTCGATTCGAACCCGCCGGCA
It encodes:
- a CDS encoding RidA family protein, with amino-acid sequence MTTKVIVETDKAPKAIGPYSQAVGFNGLLFCSGQIAIDPETDEIIDGGVEAQTARVMANLSAVLDARGLDFSHVIRTTIYLKNMTDFDKVNDIYGRFFDSNPPARATVEVSRLPKDVLVEIDMIAAVPEPKKEQGDDTEE